A region of the Acinetobacter defluvii genome:
GTAGCTTGGTCAAGATTCAAAGCAAAGTATTGTTGTAAAATTTCGATTACAAAGTCCATTGGTGTGTAATCATCGTTCATTAAAATAACAGCGTACATCGGTGGACGTTTTAATTGTGGTGGTGCAGTTTCCACTGCCACATCGCCATCCATCTCCTCATTTTGCTGCGAATCACTTAAGCGTGGATTAAAATGCCAATCAACATATCCTGTTTGTTGAAAGGATAATTTTATTTCATTTAAATTGGTTTTACGTTTATGGGTTCGCATATATTTTAAATTCATAAGTTATTGAGCATTGGCTTCAGCTTGAGGAATTTCAGAAGCAAATGCTGCTGAGTTTTCTACAGGTTTACCTCTCGACCAACTGAAACGTTTTACTACTGGTGCTGCACCATTTAAACGAATTTCAATAAATTGAGGAGTAAAACCTTTCGGCATCGTCCAACGTCCTGTTAAACGTTCAAAGTCTTCAAAATTATAGCCCCCGTCTTCCATTGGAATGGTGAGCACTTCTGTACCACTAATTAAGCGCAGTTCTGCTGAACCTGTTGCACGGCGATTATTTGGACTCACTTGAACCAAATCAATCTGATATTCATAAGCATTTTCAGGCAAAGCTTTGACTGCAATATTTTGCACTGTCAAACTCAAACCACCACGCTGCTTTAATACATCACGATAAACCTTGTTTTTTCCATCCACTTGCTCTTTTTCAGCTTTGGCTTGATTCAATGCTTCAAACAAATCTTTGGTATTACTTACCGCAACATCACGCTCTTGCACAGCAGCATTCAACGTTTTATTCAAATTGGCTAATGTTGCTTTTTGCTTTTCCACAACCTCGACCAATTGCTCTGCATCAGCATCATACCCCACAACCGTTAAACCTTGACGATGCCCAACGGTATAACCTAATAGCATACTTCCTGCACATAAGACGACACCACCTGCTAGAAGTGGCAAACTGCCATTCATTAAATTTTTTTTAGGTTTTGGCGCTGGTTGTTGTGACGCAGTATTTGTTTGTGTATTTGGCATCGTCATCTCTGATCAGTAGTTGCATCAAAACACACATTTAACCGTAAAGTTAAATGTGTGTGAAGTTGAAAAGCGTTTTTTATGGTAATAATCCGATGCTTTGTAGTCCAGCACCTTCATCAAAACCAAACATTAAGTTCATATTTTGTACAGCCTGACCTGCTGCGCCTTTAACCAAATTATCTTGTACTGACAAGATCACCAATTTTTTTGGTTGTGGTTTATATAGCGCGATACGCAACTGATTTGCACCACGCACGGAACGCGTTTCAGGTGAGCTATTGGCTGGCATCACATCCACGAATTGCTCATTGGCATAAAACTCTTCATACAAACTTTGCATATCAAGTGCATCACCTACATCTGTTAAATCGATATAAATCGTACTGAGCATTCCTCGAATCATGGGCACTAGATGTGGAACAAAAACGATATGGTCAAATACACCTTTGTGTCCTGAAATATTTTCCAATGCTTCCACAATTTCAGGATGATGGCGATGTCCTGCCACACCATACGCTTTAAAATTATCTGCATTTTCAGAATAAATCATGCCTAGGCTGGCTTTGCGCCCTGCACCCGAAACACCTGATTTTGCATCAATAATAATGCTTTCTGGTTTCACTAAGATGTCTGTATGTTTAAATAATGGTGCTAAGCCTAATTGTACCGTAGTAGGATAACAGCCTGGATTACCCACTACTTTTGCTTGCTTGATCTTGTCACGATTTAACTCAGATAAACCATAAACAGAGTCTTTTAAAATCTCAGGACACGCATGTTCAAGCGCATACCATTTTTCAAATTGCGCCAAATCTTGCAAACGAAAATCAGCAGCTAAATCAATCACCTTGGTATTTGCAGCAACGAGTTCTGCTGCATGCTTCATAGCAACACCATGCGGCGTTGCAAAAAACACAACGTCACATTGCTTTAAAGTATCAATTTCTAAATCTGAATATTGAAGATCGGTATGTCCACGCAAACTTGGAAACATATCGTCTACACGCTTCCCTGCTTCAGTACGTGATGTAAGAACATTCACCTGTACATTCGGATGTCGCAGTAAAAGACGCAACAATTCAACGCCTGTATAACCTGTACCACCGACAATACCAACTGAAATCACGTTTATTACCTCAAATTCAAAAGTATCCATTTTCATGTGCTAGTATGACAGGAAGTTTGTCTTTTCTAAACTATTTCAGTTGGTTTTCTTTTTATTTAAAATAAATTAAACAAAATAAAACAGTTCTTTGTCTGAAAATAGCCCAATTAAACTTAAAGTAATTTCTGTTTTTCTTTTTTTATTTTAAATATGAAGGGATGTATGTTTCGACGTAGAATATATACATGATATATATTAATAAATTTGATTTTAAAATGATATATTTATCAAAAAATTCAGTTACTCTAAAATTTAAGTTAATTGAAAATTAATGTTTTTTATCCCATTAAATGAATTATTTTATATATTAAATTGATTTTTTTCATGATAATAGCCTAGTGATTATGCACAACAAGATGTAACATAACGCATCGAAAAAATAATAGCCGTAGGATTTTCATGCGCGAGTACAGTGTTTTTACTTCTGAATCAGTAAGCGAAGGCCATCCAGACAAAATGGCGGATCAAATTAGCGATGCTATTTTGGACGCAATTTTAAAAGAAGACCCATATGCACGAGTTGCCTGTGAAACGTTAGTAAAAACAGGTGCAGTTGTGCTTGCTGGTGAAATTACCACCACTGCCAATGTGGATTTTGAATCTATTGTTCGTCATACCGTAAAAGGTATCGGTTATCATCATACTGACTTAGGTTTCGATGGTTCGACTTGTGCCGTCATCAATATGATTGGTAAACAATCTCCAGAGATTGCACAAGGTGTTGATCGTCAAAAACCAGAAGATCAAGGTGCGGGTGACCAAGGCTTAATGTTTGGATATGCGAGCCGTGAAACTGACGTACTTATGCCTGCGCCGATTTCTTATGCGCATCGTTTAATGGAAAAACAAGCAGAATTACGTCGTAGTGGTACCTTACCGTGGTTACGTCCTGACGCAAAAAGTCAAGTCACTTTTGCTTATGAAAATGGCAAACCTGTACGTTTAGATGCTGTAGTACTTTCCACTCAACACGATCCCGATATTTCACAAGCCAATTTAAAAGAAGCTGTGATTGAAGAAATCGTGAAAAAAACCATTCCAGCAGATATGTTTCATGCAGGAACAAAATTCCATATCAACCCAACAGGTTTATTCGTGATCGGTGGTCCTGTAGGTGACTGTGGTTTAACGGGTCGTAAAATCATTGTAGATACTTACGGTGGTATGGCACGTCATGGTGGTGGTGCATTCTCAGGTAAAGACCCATCAAAAGTTGACCGTTCTGCAGCTTATGCAGGGCGCTATGTTGCAAAAAATATTGTTGCAGCAGGTCTTGCTGACAAATGTGAAATCCAAGTGTCTTATGCAATTGGTGTTGCTGAACCAACCTCTATCTCAATCAATACCTTTAATACAGGCAAAGTTTCTGATGAATTAATTATTCAATTGGTTCGTGAACACTTTGATTTACGCCCCTATGGTATTACCCGTATGTTAGACCTTTTACAACCAATGTATAAGCAAACTGCTGCTTATGGTCACTTTGGTCGTCAAGGTTCGGATCATGCATTTACGTGGGAAAAAACAGATAAAGTTGAAGCTTTAAAAGCATCAGCTAATCTATAATTTTTAATGACTTTCTAAAAGCTCGCCATAGGCGTAATGCCAGTCAGTTAAGAAATTGACTGGCATTTTCTTGGATATTTTTGTGCTTTAATTTTCACGACTCGTGAACATTCTCTCTGCCTTTTTTCAGGTAATACAAATATTTTTGATTGTTCAAATAATTGTGCTAAATGTTTAGGTAAGTTTCCTGCTGACTCTAAAGGCGTATGTCTTAAGATATTGATAATACCTATGGATGCAATATGGAAACTGATCCTTAAAGGACTGACATTTGC
Encoded here:
- the clpS gene encoding ATP-dependent Clp protease adapter ClpS; translated protein: MRTHKRKTNLNEIKLSFQQTGYVDWHFNPRLSDSQQNEEMDGDVAVETAPPQLKRPPMYAVILMNDDYTPMDFVIEILQQYFALNLDQATQVMLTVHYEGKGEAGVYPRDIAETKANQVNNYARSQGHPLLCQIEPKE
- a CDS encoding DUF6776 family protein; the protein is MNGSLPLLAGGVVLCAGSMLLGYTVGHRQGLTVVGYDADAEQLVEVVEKQKATLANLNKTLNAAVQERDVAVSNTKDLFEALNQAKAEKEQVDGKNKVYRDVLKQRGGLSLTVQNIAVKALPENAYEYQIDLVQVSPNNRRATGSAELRLISGTEVLTIPMEDGGYNFEDFERLTGRWTMPKGFTPQFIEIRLNGAAPVVKRFSWSRGKPVENSAAFASEIPQAEANAQ
- the argC gene encoding N-acetyl-gamma-glutamyl-phosphate reductase; this encodes MNVISVGIVGGTGYTGVELLRLLLRHPNVQVNVLTSRTEAGKRVDDMFPSLRGHTDLQYSDLEIDTLKQCDVVFFATPHGVAMKHAAELVAANTKVIDLAADFRLQDLAQFEKWYALEHACPEILKDSVYGLSELNRDKIKQAKVVGNPGCYPTTVQLGLAPLFKHTDILVKPESIIIDAKSGVSGAGRKASLGMIYSENADNFKAYGVAGHRHHPEIVEALENISGHKGVFDHIVFVPHLVPMIRGMLSTIYIDLTDVGDALDMQSLYEEFYANEQFVDVMPANSSPETRSVRGANQLRIALYKPQPKKLVILSVQDNLVKGAAGQAVQNMNLMFGFDEGAGLQSIGLLP
- the metK gene encoding methionine adenosyltransferase, translated to MREYSVFTSESVSEGHPDKMADQISDAILDAILKEDPYARVACETLVKTGAVVLAGEITTTANVDFESIVRHTVKGIGYHHTDLGFDGSTCAVINMIGKQSPEIAQGVDRQKPEDQGAGDQGLMFGYASRETDVLMPAPISYAHRLMEKQAELRRSGTLPWLRPDAKSQVTFAYENGKPVRLDAVVLSTQHDPDISQANLKEAVIEEIVKKTIPADMFHAGTKFHINPTGLFVIGGPVGDCGLTGRKIIVDTYGGMARHGGGAFSGKDPSKVDRSAAYAGRYVAKNIVAAGLADKCEIQVSYAIGVAEPTSISINTFNTGKVSDELIIQLVREHFDLRPYGITRMLDLLQPMYKQTAAYGHFGRQGSDHAFTWEKTDKVEALKASANL